The following DNA comes from Cyanobacteriota bacterium.
CGCTCAATCATGGCTTGTTCAGTATCATTTTCTACATAATCAATAAGCCAGTAAATGTTATTCGGCTGGGGATGATGTTCCAGGTAGACTGTATCTAAAGGCTGCACAATGGCAAGATCAGGCACTGGCATAGAGCCATCTGCCAAGATGATGGGCTTATGCTCTCGAACTTGTGCTCGGCTGTCTAACAGTGAGCGTAGTTGGTGGGCAAAGCGATCGCTAAAATAAGCGTGAAGGGGGGTTTCAGCAGGGACATTCATTACGGCACAGTTTGCGTGAGGGGTCAGTAGTCTCCCCATAACATACCCATTCTTGCCGCTAACCTGCACAACTAGTTACACTAGCCCCCTAAAAACTCGTCAGCTCCAGTCTTCATCATTACGGCGACCACGCACATCTCGATAAATTTGTTCAGCATGGATGCGGCGTGTCTTTTCGTATAAAGCTTCTTCCGTTAAGCCCCACTGTCGCAGCACTTTCTCCAAATCAGCTTGAATATCACGGGCACCCGGAAAGCCTCGATAACGAATGCGCAATCGTCCCAACTCTGCTAGGTTATAGTCTGTAGGTTCCCCAGCCAATAGGGCATTCACAATTTGGCGATCAACCGCTGCTTGGGGATGCTGCTGATCTCGTTGTTCGCTAGCTGCCATTGACCTCTACAGGATTACCGTCTCCAACACTCACAATTTTAAAGCCAACAGCAGGCAGATTTGACAGTTAGAAGCCCAGCGAACGGAATTCATGGAATTCACGGCCTAACCAGCAAAGTCATACCTCTAAAGCAGAGATATAGGGTAAACAACTGACGGAAACCCCTGTAGTGTAAGGGTTCTGTAGATGCGCTTTACCGTCATGTTTCTAGCCCTTAACACCACTGCTAGCTTCACTGGGAATGATATACCGTTGCATGATCAAGAAGAATCCTAGGATAGGAGCGATGGAAATAATGGATCCAGCGGCAATCAAGCGCCAGTCTAGGGAAAAAGTGCCCGCCAGTTGGGCAACACCAAGGGGCAAGGTGTAATACTCTTGCCGATCGAGGATGATTAATGGCCAAAGAAAGTCACTCCAAGAGCCGATGAAGACAAAAATTGCCAAGGTCACCAGAGCTGGACGAATGGCTGGGATCATGACGTACCACCAAATGCCCAAGGCTGAGCAGCCGTCAATGCGGGCGGCTTCTTCCAGTTCTTTGGGTACCCCTTGAAACGCCTGTCGGAGCAGAAAAATGCCAAAGGCAGAGGCAATGTAGGGAAAGATTATCCCTAGGTAGGTGTTACGCAGACCTAGTTGAACCGTCAGCACGTAGAGCGGAATCATGACAATCTGGAAGGGAATGAGGATGGTAGCTACAATCGCAGTAAACAGTGCGCTGCGTCCCCAGAATGTCATCCGAGCTAGGGGATAGGC
Coding sequences within:
- a CDS encoding Uma2 family endonuclease, with amino-acid sequence MNVPAETPLHAYFSDRFAHQLRSLLDSRAQVREHKPIILADGSMPVPDLAIVQPLDTVYLEHHPQPNNIYWLIDYVENDTEQAMIERSAPYAAAEIQDYWIVHLKHQQLMTFCLPIAGQYQHQHCLTSGTAAPTTFLDIVIPVERLFTP
- a CDS encoding DUF3288 family protein — its product is MAASEQRDQQHPQAAVDRQIVNALLAGEPTDYNLAELGRLRIRYRGFPGARDIQADLEKVLRQWGLTEEALYEKTRRIHAEQIYRDVRGRRNDEDWS
- a CDS encoding carbohydrate ABC transporter permease, with the translated sequence MLLPLIWLFSTSLKSPTEEIFEFPPRFLPEQPTLANFVQVWQTNPFGRYLLNSTIVATLTVVLNLLFCALAAYPLARMTFWGRSALFTAIVATILIPFQIVMIPLYVLTVQLGLRNTYLGIIFPYIASAFGIFLLRQAFQGVPKELEEAARIDGCSALGIWWYVMIPAIRPALVTLAIFVFIGSWSDFLWPLIILDRQEYYTLPLGVAQLAGTFSLDWRLIAAGSIISIAPILGFFLIMQRYIIPSEASSGVKG